Proteins from one Methanococcus maripaludis C5 genomic window:
- a CDS encoding DEAD/DEAH box helicase: protein MHVLDLLKENKITELRPPQKKVIDEGLFDKTKNFLICIPTASGKTLIGEMALLNHILDENKNLTGKKGLFIVPLKALANEKFDEFREKYEKYGIKVGLSIGDFDTKENLSKFHIIITTSEKLDSLMRHNVEWINDVSLAVIDEIHLIGDNERGGTLEVILTKLKNLNAQIVGLSATIGNPEELSNWLNAKLIVDGWRPVELKKGIYFENELEFLKNPAKKIKQVSRNNLTDLIVDSVEEKGSCLIFCNSKRNAVGEAKKHNLAKYLTRTEQHELNKLSEEILSILDRPVETCKALSKCIQNGVAFHHAGLTYKHRKIVEDGFRNRLIKVICCTPTLSAGLNLPCRRAIVRDIKRYSQNGLVDIPRMEIQQCIGRAGRPGLDPYGEGIIYIKNERDAEKAYEILTGSVENIYSKLANQKVLRIHILGLISTGEIKDGQNLVNFMKNTFYAHQFGNIGAVLLNVSEVVEFLEKNKFLETTIHKKTENKVRELSFDSSNNLVLDSKETSFDLTNPNSNIEFRSTKLGKRISELYIDPMSSEIIIEELHELKKKCDQLDRSKIDQYLFYLISKTNEMRPLLRIRPNEELDLILEMDKMGLKDYSIENIEAFKNSKMFCDWVSEIPEEIILEKYGVEPGILRYKVEQAKWMIYSTKEIAKLIHLDNSEIYKSLLKMEVRIEYGAKEELIELLNVKNVGRIRSRKLYDAGIRSKIEINKNPEKILELFGEKIGKKILGEHGMKYGQQTLLNFN from the coding sequence ATGCATGTCTTGGATCTACTTAAAGAAAACAAAATTACTGAATTAAGGCCCCCTCAAAAAAAAGTAATTGACGAAGGACTTTTTGATAAAACAAAGAATTTTTTAATATGTATTCCAACGGCTAGTGGAAAAACGCTTATTGGAGAAATGGCTTTATTAAATCATATTTTAGATGAAAATAAAAATTTAACTGGGAAAAAAGGACTATTTATCGTTCCATTAAAGGCGCTTGCAAATGAAAAATTTGACGAATTTAGGGAAAAATACGAAAAATATGGAATAAAAGTAGGACTATCAATTGGAGATTTTGATACAAAAGAGAACCTTTCAAAGTTTCATATTATTATAACTACTTCTGAAAAGCTCGATTCACTGATGAGGCATAACGTTGAATGGATAAATGATGTATCGTTAGCAGTAATTGATGAAATCCATTTAATCGGAGACAATGAACGAGGAGGTACATTAGAAGTAATATTAACGAAGTTGAAAAACTTAAATGCCCAAATTGTAGGTCTTTCTGCAACCATTGGAAACCCTGAAGAACTCTCAAACTGGTTAAATGCAAAATTAATTGTTGATGGATGGAGACCAGTTGAACTAAAAAAAGGAATTTACTTTGAAAATGAACTTGAATTTTTAAAAAATCCTGCAAAAAAAATAAAACAAGTTTCTCGAAATAATTTGACTGATTTAATAGTTGATAGTGTTGAAGAAAAAGGTTCTTGTTTGATATTCTGTAATTCGAAAAGAAATGCAGTTGGTGAAGCAAAAAAACACAATTTAGCTAAATATTTAACAAGAACTGAACAGCATGAATTGAATAAGTTAAGCGAAGAAATTTTATCAATACTCGATAGGCCCGTTGAAACTTGTAAAGCACTTTCGAAATGTATACAAAATGGTGTGGCATTTCACCATGCAGGCCTTACTTATAAACACAGAAAAATTGTTGAAGACGGATTTAGAAACAGGCTTATAAAAGTAATTTGCTGTACACCAACACTTTCAGCAGGATTGAATTTACCATGTAGACGAGCAATTGTGCGAGACATTAAACGATACTCACAAAACGGTCTTGTAGATATTCCAAGAATGGAAATTCAGCAATGTATTGGAAGAGCCGGTCGGCCTGGACTGGATCCTTATGGTGAAGGAATAATTTATATTAAAAATGAACGTGACGCCGAAAAAGCTTATGAAATACTCACAGGAAGTGTTGAAAATATCTATTCAAAACTTGCAAATCAGAAAGTTTTGAGAATTCATATTTTAGGTTTAATCTCGACAGGAGAAATTAAAGACGGACAAAATCTTGTTAATTTTATGAAAAATACATTTTATGCACACCAGTTTGGAAATATTGGTGCTGTTTTATTAAATGTATCCGAAGTTGTAGAATTTTTAGAAAAAAATAAGTTTTTAGAAACAACAATTCACAAAAAAACAGAGAACAAAGTTAGGGAACTTTCTTTCGACTCTTCAAATAATTTAGTTTTAGATTCAAAAGAAACGTCGTTTGATCTTACAAATCCTAATTCAAACATTGAATTTAGATCAACGAAGCTTGGAAAAAGAATTTCTGAACTTTATATTGATCCGATGAGTTCTGAAATTATAATTGAAGAATTACATGAATTGAAGAAAAAATGCGACCAATTGGATCGATCAAAAATTGATCAGTATTTATTCTATTTAATTTCAAAAACTAACGAAATGAGGCCACTTTTAAGAATCAGGCCGAATGAAGAACTTGATTTAATTCTTGAAATGGATAAAATGGGACTGAAAGATTATTCGATAGAAAATATTGAAGCTTTTAAAAATTCAAAAATGTTTTGCGACTGGGTAAGTGAAATTCCTGAAGAAATAATTTTAGAAAAGTACGGTGTTGAACCAGGAATACTGCGGTACAAGGTTGAACAGGCTAAATGGATGATATATTCGACAAAAGAGATTGCAAAATTAATCCATTTAGATAATAGTGAGATCTATAAATCACTTTTAAAAATGGAAGTAAGGATTGAATATGGTGCAAAAGAAGAACTAATTGAACTTTTAAACGTTAAGAATGTGGGCCGTATAAGATCGAGAAAACTATATGATGCAGGAATCAGATCTAAAATCGAGATAAACAAAAACCCTGAAAAAATACTTGAACTTTTCGGCGAAAAAATCGGTAAAAAGATACTTGGAGAACATGGAATGAAATATGGCCAACAAACTCTCCTAAATTTTAATTAA